A portion of the Streptosporangiales bacterium genome contains these proteins:
- a CDS encoding S8 family serine peptidase: MRRRAMRSDDDTPRRSTVRQRPVRSLRRFGVAAAMLCLVSLVGGMLAPASAGADLTKAPDPRAKVENRLETAFAKDGRQDFWIRFAERADTSEARRIDDWAKRGAYVHDELRKVATESQRRVRQRLDADDVTYEAFWVSNAILVRDGSQALALRMAAMSEVGSVRQPREYRPVEPVESRPAAKQPRAAEWGVSRIHAPEVWSTYGATGEGITVANIDTGVQYDHPALATHYRGYTGPGQVDHDYNWLDTGTTSPDAPADGNGHGTHTMGTMVGDDGAGNQVGVAPGATWIAANGCCASDQTLIDSGQWMLAPTDLQGANADPAKRPNVVNNSWGTSTPTNDPFMEDVLLAWGDSGIFGVFSNGNNGEQGCASSGSPGSRVATYAVGATDSADRIAPFSSRGAGQDGEVKPNISAPGAGVRSAWPGGTYQQISGTSMAAPHVAGAVALLWSAVPGLVGDVEGTRALLDETAVDTSDLTCGGTADDNNVYGEGRLDVLALVELGKLGGTLTGRVTDAAGAPIVGATVTASGPSQRTATTDVEGGYGFPALAGSYEVRVTAYGHEPHDATGVVVTTGESARHDVTLQPTERVDVAGVVGDGSGHGWPLYAKVTATDADGHKVSAYSDPVTGRYRLAVLPDTEYTVRVVAQDPGYTEASETVDVASGDVAKDVDLAVDALACTALGYRAERSGTTQAFDATTVPAGWRVANTDPVQQPGWAYTPGWQFTNPGDRPNDTGGTGNAAIVDSDHTGARHVQDTTLTTPAMDLSDVTRPVVRFASDLEPAVNSTATVDVSVDGGTTWTTVWRRAGFPGLRGPASPVVGLPTAAHQADVRVRFRYVGSWSKWWQLDDVFVGQHDCSPVAGGLVTGLVTATGGEGLVGATVTADADPQARATTVATPDDPALGDGLYRLFSAATGEQAFTAAMAGYASTSVTVTVAADAVTSANVELPATGG, encoded by the coding sequence ATGAGGCGGCGAGCCATGCGGAGCGACGACGACACCCCCAGGAGGTCCACCGTGCGGCAACGACCCGTGAGGTCCCTGCGCAGGTTCGGTGTCGCCGCGGCGATGCTGTGCCTGGTCTCCCTCGTCGGTGGCATGCTGGCGCCCGCGTCGGCGGGTGCTGACCTCACGAAGGCACCCGACCCTCGCGCGAAGGTGGAGAACCGGCTCGAGACCGCGTTCGCGAAGGACGGCAGGCAGGACTTCTGGATCCGCTTCGCCGAGCGCGCCGACACGAGCGAGGCGCGGCGGATCGACGACTGGGCGAAGCGCGGTGCGTACGTCCACGACGAGCTCAGGAAGGTCGCGACCGAGTCGCAGCGCCGGGTACGGCAGCGGCTCGACGCCGACGACGTGACGTACGAGGCGTTCTGGGTCAGCAACGCGATCCTCGTCCGCGACGGCTCGCAGGCGCTCGCGCTGCGCATGGCGGCGATGTCGGAGGTGGGCAGCGTGCGGCAGCCGCGCGAGTACCGGCCGGTGGAGCCGGTCGAGTCGCGCCCGGCGGCGAAGCAGCCGCGTGCCGCGGAGTGGGGGGTCTCGCGCATCCACGCGCCGGAGGTGTGGAGCACGTACGGCGCCACGGGTGAGGGCATCACGGTCGCGAACATCGACACCGGCGTCCAGTACGACCACCCGGCGCTGGCGACGCACTACCGCGGCTACACCGGTCCCGGCCAGGTCGACCACGACTACAACTGGCTCGACACCGGCACCACGAGCCCGGATGCGCCCGCCGACGGCAACGGCCACGGCACGCACACGATGGGCACGATGGTCGGCGACGACGGTGCGGGCAACCAGGTCGGCGTCGCCCCCGGCGCGACGTGGATCGCCGCCAACGGCTGCTGCGCGTCGGACCAGACCCTCATCGACTCCGGTCAGTGGATGCTGGCGCCCACCGACCTGCAGGGAGCGAACGCCGACCCCGCCAAGCGCCCGAACGTGGTCAACAACTCGTGGGGCACGTCGACGCCGACGAACGACCCGTTCATGGAGGACGTCCTCCTCGCATGGGGCGACTCCGGGATCTTCGGGGTGTTCTCCAACGGGAACAACGGCGAACAGGGTTGCGCCTCCAGCGGCTCACCCGGCAGCAGGGTGGCGACGTACGCGGTCGGCGCCACCGACTCCGCCGACAGGATCGCCCCGTTCTCCAGCCGCGGCGCGGGTCAGGACGGTGAGGTGAAGCCGAACATCTCCGCGCCGGGCGCCGGCGTCAGATCGGCGTGGCCGGGTGGCACGTACCAGCAGATCTCCGGCACCTCGATGGCCGCCCCGCACGTCGCGGGTGCCGTCGCCCTGCTCTGGTCGGCGGTGCCGGGGCTCGTCGGCGACGTCGAAGGGACGCGGGCACTGCTCGACGAGACCGCCGTCGACACCTCCGATCTGACCTGCGGCGGCACCGCCGACGACAACAACGTCTACGGCGAGGGTCGGCTCGACGTGCTGGCGCTCGTCGAGCTCGGCAAGCTCGGTGGCACCCTGACCGGGCGCGTGACCGACGCGGCAGGCGCGCCGATCGTCGGCGCCACGGTGACGGCGTCAGGGCCGTCGCAGCGCACGGCGACGACCGACGTCGAGGGCGGCTACGGGTTCCCCGCACTCGCCGGCTCGTACGAGGTCCGCGTGACGGCGTACGGCCACGAGCCGCACGACGCGACCGGCGTCGTGGTGACGACGGGCGAGTCGGCGCGGCACGACGTGACGTTGCAGCCGACCGAGCGCGTCGACGTTGCGGGTGTCGTGGGCGACGGCTCCGGTCACGGCTGGCCCCTGTACGCGAAGGTCACGGCGACCGACGCTGACGGGCACAAGGTGTCGGCGTACTCCGACCCGGTCACCGGCCGGTATCGCCTCGCTGTGCTGCCGGACACCGAGTACACGGTGCGCGTGGTCGCACAGGACCCCGGCTACACCGAGGCAAGCGAGACCGTCGACGTCGCGTCGGGTGACGTCGCGAAGGACGTCGACCTCGCCGTGGACGCCCTCGCCTGCACCGCGCTCGGCTATCGCGCCGAGCGGTCGGGCACGACGCAGGCGTTCGACGCCACCACGGTGCCGGCGGGCTGGCGCGTCGCGAACACCGACCCGGTGCAGCAGCCCGGCTGGGCGTACACGCCCGGCTGGCAGTTCACGAACCCGGGTGACCGCCCCAACGACACCGGTGGCACGGGGAACGCCGCGATCGTCGACAGCGACCACACCGGGGCGCGGCACGTGCAGGACACGACGCTGACCACCCCGGCGATGGACCTGTCGGACGTCACGCGGCCGGTCGTGCGGTTCGCGAGCGACCTCGAGCCCGCGGTCAACTCGACGGCGACCGTCGACGTGAGCGTCGACGGCGGCACGACGTGGACCACGGTCTGGCGCAGGGCCGGCTTCCCCGGTCTCCGCGGTCCCGCGAGTCCCGTCGTCGGGCTGCCGACCGCCGCGCACCAGGCCGACGTCAGGGTCCGCTTCAGGTACGTCGGCAGCTGGTCGAAGTGGTGGCAGCTCGATGACGTCTTCGTCGGGCAGCACGACTGCTCACCCGTGGCCGGTGGGCTCGTGACGGGCCTGGTCACCGCGACCGGCGGCGAGGGCCTCGTCGGAGCGACGGTGACGGCCGACGCCGACCCGCAGGCGCGGGCGACGACGGTGGCGACGCCGGACGACCCGGCGTTGGGCGACGGCCTGTACCGGCTGTTCTCCGCGGCGACGGGTGAGCAGGCGTTCACCGCCGCGATGGCCGGCTACGCCTCGACGTCGGTCACGGTGACCGTCGCCGCCGACGCCGTGACGTCCGCGAACGTCGAGCTACCGGCGACCGGCGGGTGA
- a CDS encoding acetoacetate--CoA ligase: MTHPAVLWSPPDDVLETSRIGDYLRWLERTRGLAFADYAALWRWSVDDLEGFWSSLWDYFDVRSHAPYTAVLSGRTMPGARWFEGATLNYAEHALRMPGVADDDVVIVARSQSRGPVELTAAELRDQVGRARAGLRRLGVGRGDRVAAYLPNVPEATVLLLATASLGAVFSSCAPEFGSRSVVDRWRQIEPKVLVTVDGYRYGAKDVDKSAEIAAIRAELPGLAHTVLVPYLDPGAHLPDTVGWAELLAEPAEPVTDPVPFDHPLYVLYSSGTTGLPKPIVHGHGGILLEHLKILALHSDLGPGSRFFWFSTTGWMMWNYLVSGLLVGSTIVLFDGNPGHPDLGELWRIAGETGMTYFGTSAPFLMACRKEGIEPREVADISRLRGMGSTGAPLTAEGFHWVYEHVADQDDTPGLQLASVSGGTDVCTAIVGAVPLLPVRAGEIPCRCLGARVEAYDEEGAPTIGRQGELVITAPMPSMPVGFWGDTDGSRYRDAYFDTYDGVWRHGDWITIGADGHCLITGRSDATLNRGGVRLGTAEFYTVVEGMDEVVDSLVVHLERGDDPAGRLLLFVVLADGVSLDDGLRRRIATELRTALSPRHVPDDVHQVAAVPRTLSGKKLEVPVKRILTGTPVEEAAAKGALVNPESLVEYERLGVRC, encoded by the coding sequence ATGACCCACCCCGCGGTGCTCTGGAGTCCACCCGACGACGTACTCGAGACCTCGCGCATCGGTGACTACCTGCGCTGGCTCGAACGCACCCGCGGCCTTGCCTTCGCCGACTACGCCGCGTTGTGGCGCTGGTCGGTCGACGACCTCGAGGGCTTCTGGTCGTCGCTGTGGGACTACTTCGACGTCCGCTCACACGCGCCGTACACGGCGGTGCTGAGCGGCCGGACGATGCCCGGTGCCAGGTGGTTCGAGGGCGCGACGCTCAACTACGCCGAGCACGCCCTGCGGATGCCAGGCGTCGCCGACGACGACGTGGTGATCGTGGCACGGTCGCAGTCCCGCGGGCCCGTCGAGCTCACGGCGGCGGAGCTGCGTGACCAGGTCGGACGCGCGCGCGCCGGGTTGCGCAGGCTGGGCGTCGGTCGGGGTGACCGGGTGGCCGCGTACCTGCCGAACGTCCCCGAGGCGACCGTCCTGCTGCTCGCGACGGCGAGCCTGGGCGCGGTGTTCTCCTCGTGCGCGCCGGAGTTCGGCAGCCGCAGCGTCGTCGACCGGTGGCGGCAGATCGAGCCGAAGGTGCTGGTGACCGTCGACGGCTACCGCTACGGCGCGAAGGACGTCGACAAGTCCGCGGAGATCGCGGCGATCCGTGCCGAGCTGCCCGGCCTCGCGCACACCGTCCTCGTGCCCTACCTCGATCCCGGCGCGCACCTGCCGGACACCGTGGGCTGGGCTGAACTGCTCGCCGAGCCGGCGGAGCCGGTCACCGACCCGGTGCCGTTCGACCACCCGCTCTACGTGCTCTACTCCTCCGGCACCACCGGCCTGCCGAAGCCGATCGTGCACGGGCACGGCGGCATCCTGCTCGAGCACCTGAAGATCCTCGCCCTGCACTCCGACCTCGGGCCGGGCTCGCGGTTCTTCTGGTTCTCCACCACCGGCTGGATGATGTGGAACTACCTCGTGTCCGGTCTCCTCGTGGGCTCCACGATCGTGCTCTTCGACGGCAACCCGGGGCACCCTGACCTCGGCGAGCTGTGGCGGATCGCCGGCGAGACGGGGATGACGTACTTCGGTACGAGCGCGCCCTTCCTGATGGCGTGCCGCAAGGAGGGGATCGAGCCGCGTGAGGTCGCCGACATCTCACGTCTGCGCGGCATGGGATCCACCGGAGCGCCGCTCACCGCCGAGGGCTTCCACTGGGTGTACGAGCACGTCGCCGACCAGGACGACACGCCCGGTCTGCAGTTGGCGTCGGTGTCGGGCGGCACGGACGTGTGCACCGCGATCGTCGGCGCCGTGCCGCTGCTGCCGGTCCGGGCAGGGGAGATCCCCTGCCGGTGCCTGGGCGCGCGCGTCGAGGCGTACGACGAGGAGGGCGCGCCGACGATCGGGCGCCAGGGGGAGCTGGTGATCACCGCGCCGATGCCGTCGATGCCGGTCGGCTTCTGGGGTGACACCGACGGGTCCCGCTACCGCGACGCGTACTTCGACACCTACGACGGCGTGTGGCGGCACGGTGACTGGATCACGATCGGCGCCGACGGCCACTGCCTGATCACCGGGCGGTCCGACGCCACGCTCAACCGGGGTGGCGTGCGGCTCGGCACGGCGGAGTTCTACACCGTTGTCGAGGGGATGGACGAGGTCGTCGACAGCCTCGTCGTGCACCTGGAGCGCGGCGACGACCCCGCGGGACGGCTGCTGCTGTTCGTCGTGCTCGCCGACGGCGTGAGCCTCGACGACGGGCTGCGCAGGCGCATCGCCACCGAGCTGCGCACGGCCCTGTCGCCCCGGCACGTCCCGGACGACGTGCACCAGGTCGCCGCCGTCCCCCGCACGCTGTCCGGCAAGAAGCTCGAGGTGCCCGTGAAGCGGATCCTCACCGGCACACCGGTCGAGGAGGCCGCGGCGAAGGGTGCCCTGGTCAACCCCGAGTCGCTCGTGGAATACGAGAGGTTGGGAGTCCGCTGCTGA
- a CDS encoding serine protease: MATGSAGAAPRTDQPSTDRAAVDFRGIVKLSNCSGSVFRFADSADDAKALVLTNGHCVDGMPEPGEVMTNEPSTRTFQLLNAAGDDTVGTLTADLLAYATMTDTDAAVYRVEETYAELRSEYDTEALTLAESHPTAGTDIKVVSGYWEEIYSCGIDGFVPQLKEDGYVAKDSIRYTPGCDTIGGTSGSPVIDAASNEIVGVNNTAYENTGADCSLDNPCEVDEAGNVTVVPDARYGQQTYHLRDCLTPAGEARGRAACELAA; encoded by the coding sequence ATGGCCACGGGCTCCGCAGGTGCCGCGCCCCGTACGGACCAGCCGAGCACCGACCGGGCCGCGGTCGACTTCCGCGGGATCGTGAAGCTGAGCAACTGCTCGGGCTCGGTCTTCCGGTTCGCCGACTCGGCCGACGACGCGAAGGCGCTCGTCCTCACCAACGGCCATTGCGTCGACGGCATGCCGGAGCCCGGCGAGGTCATGACGAACGAGCCGTCCACCAGGACGTTCCAGCTGCTCAACGCGGCCGGTGACGACACGGTCGGCACGCTGACCGCCGACCTGCTGGCGTACGCCACGATGACCGACACCGACGCCGCCGTGTACCGGGTCGAGGAGACGTACGCCGAGCTCAGGTCGGAGTACGACACCGAGGCGCTCACCCTCGCCGAGTCCCACCCGACCGCGGGCACCGACATCAAGGTCGTGTCGGGCTACTGGGAGGAGATCTACTCCTGCGGCATCGACGGGTTCGTCCCCCAGCTCAAGGAGGACGGCTACGTCGCCAAGGACTCCATCCGCTACACGCCCGGCTGCGACACCATCGGCGGCACGTCCGGCTCGCCGGTGATCGACGCCGCGAGCAACGAGATCGTCGGCGTCAACAACACCGCGTACGAGAACACCGGCGCGGACTGCAGCCTCGACAACCCGTGCGAGGTCGACGAGGCCGGCAACGTCACGGTCGTCCCCGACGCCCGCTACGGCCAGCAGACGTACCACCTGCGCGACTGCCTCACCCCGGCCGGCGAGGCCCGCGGTCGGGCCGCCTGCGAGCTGGCGGCCTGA
- a CDS encoding gamma carbonic anhydrase family protein, whose product MSADESAVHIGTLGEHRPRVHEEAWVAPGAVLVGRVTIGARSSIWYGCVLRADDEDVVIGDEVNIQDLSCLHSDPGQPAVLEDRVSVGHRAIVHGARIGAGSLVGMGAIVLGGAEVGAGSLVAAGAVVRPGAVIPPGMLAAGVPAKVLRPLKDQELTMLEGTWRSYVGRADRHRTATW is encoded by the coding sequence ATGAGTGCGGACGAATCGGCGGTACACATCGGCACGCTGGGTGAGCACCGGCCACGGGTCCACGAGGAGGCCTGGGTCGCTCCCGGCGCCGTCCTCGTCGGTCGAGTGACGATCGGGGCCAGGTCGAGCATCTGGTACGGCTGCGTCCTGCGCGCCGACGACGAGGACGTCGTCATCGGCGACGAGGTCAACATCCAGGACCTCTCCTGCCTGCACTCCGACCCGGGCCAGCCCGCCGTCCTCGAGGACCGCGTCTCGGTCGGGCACCGCGCCATCGTGCACGGCGCCCGCATCGGCGCGGGGTCGCTCGTGGGCATGGGCGCGATCGTCCTCGGCGGCGCGGAGGTCGGCGCGGGCTCGCTCGTGGCCGCCGGCGCGGTCGTCCGCCCCGGCGCCGTGATCCCGCCGGGCATGCTCGCCGCGGGCGTCCCCGCCAAGGTGCTCAGGCCGCTCAAGGACCAGGAGCTCACCATGCTCGAGGGCACCTGGCGCTCGTACGTCGGCCGCGCCGACCGCCACCGCACCGCCACCTGGTGA
- a CDS encoding polyprenyl synthetase family protein, whose protein sequence is MTHVPAVLGAARTAVRPAIRAAVERLESPLREVVGYHFGWLDEHGHPHDGGAGKGLRPALALLGARAAGGSDAEAIPPAVAVELVHNSSLVHDDLIDGDGERHHRPTVWAVFGMPAAVLAGDALLTLAHETVACDAGRAEAAGRTLATATRRMLTGQAVDISFERRADVAVDECVAMAEAKTAALLSAACSLGSLWAGGSPALTTALGDYGHHLGLAFQFVDDLLGIWGTPDVTGKPVLTDLRTRKKSLPVVYALRSAGPEAAELAASYARPDLDEDGLRRCADLVVAAGGRDWAEREAATRLDLALGALDAVPLAGDVRDELHEVAHYVTTRKR, encoded by the coding sequence GTGACCCACGTCCCCGCGGTGCTCGGCGCGGCGCGCACGGCCGTCCGACCCGCGATCCGCGCCGCGGTGGAGCGACTGGAGTCGCCGCTGCGGGAGGTCGTCGGCTACCACTTCGGCTGGCTGGACGAGCACGGCCACCCGCACGACGGTGGCGCGGGCAAGGGGCTGCGACCTGCGCTCGCCCTGCTCGGTGCCAGGGCCGCCGGCGGGTCGGACGCCGAGGCGATCCCACCGGCGGTCGCCGTGGAGCTGGTGCACAACTCCTCGCTCGTGCACGACGACCTGATCGACGGCGACGGCGAGCGGCACCACCGTCCGACGGTGTGGGCGGTCTTCGGCATGCCGGCCGCGGTGCTCGCCGGCGACGCGCTGCTCACCCTCGCCCACGAGACCGTCGCGTGCGACGCGGGACGCGCCGAGGCGGCCGGCCGTACGCTCGCCACGGCGACGCGGCGGATGCTGACCGGGCAGGCCGTCGACATCTCGTTCGAGCGGCGCGCGGACGTCGCCGTCGACGAGTGCGTCGCGATGGCCGAGGCGAAGACGGCCGCGCTGCTGTCCGCCGCCTGCTCCCTCGGCTCGCTGTGGGCGGGCGGGTCACCGGCACTCACGACCGCGCTGGGCGACTACGGCCACCACCTCGGGCTGGCGTTCCAGTTCGTCGACGACCTCCTCGGCATCTGGGGCACGCCGGACGTCACGGGCAAGCCCGTGCTCACCGACCTGCGGACGCGGAAGAAGTCGCTGCCCGTCGTGTACGCGCTGCGGTCGGCGGGTCCCGAGGCCGCCGAGCTGGCTGCCTCGTATGCCCGTCCCGACCTCGACGAGGACGGGCTGCGCCGCTGCGCCGACCTCGTGGTGGCGGCAGGCGGCCGCGACTGGGCGGAGCGCGAGGCCGCGACCAGGCTCGACCTGGCGCTCGGCGCACTCGACGCCGTCCCGCTCGCCGGCGACGTCCGCGACGAGCTGCACGAGGTGGCGCACTACGTCACGACGCGCAAGCGCTAG
- a CDS encoding peptidase S8, whose product MTERRGGARRVAWLVVAALAVSLGVGGGAAPAEARPAAGFAAPRGIAPEQVCEAPAKRRAGCDATVVVDSAGRPLGRKSATAAGLRPFTAADLQDAYKLPSALLGARQTIAIVSAFDAPNAEADLAVYREVNGLPPCDADFPCFRKVDQRGGTAYPRPDQTWSTSSTIGLQMASAACPNCELLLVEADDNQLPNLGAAVDTAVELGADVVSNAYNAREYAGMLTDLGDHYVQPEAVVVAASGGAGFGATVPAALPSVVAVGGTTLYRDDSARGWGEEAWASAGSGCSAYIAKPDWQLDRLCGKRTVTDVAVVADGNTPVAVYVTYGYPGWVAAGGPSVAAPLVAGVYALAGNAGEITPGARLRAQRDRLFDVTSGSNGVCGGSYLCTAVRGYDGPTGWGTPNGVGAF is encoded by the coding sequence ATGACGGAACGGCGTGGAGGGGCCCGGCGGGTCGCGTGGCTGGTCGTCGCCGCGCTCGCGGTCTCGCTCGGTGTGGGCGGTGGTGCGGCGCCGGCCGAGGCCAGGCCCGCGGCGGGGTTCGCGGCGCCGCGGGGGATCGCCCCCGAGCAGGTCTGCGAGGCACCGGCGAAACGGCGGGCCGGTTGTGACGCGACGGTCGTCGTCGACAGTGCGGGCCGGCCGCTGGGACGCAAGTCGGCCACCGCGGCGGGCCTGCGGCCGTTCACGGCGGCCGACCTGCAGGACGCGTACAAGCTGCCGTCCGCGCTGCTCGGTGCCCGGCAGACGATCGCGATCGTGTCGGCGTTCGACGCGCCGAACGCGGAGGCCGACCTGGCGGTCTACCGCGAGGTCAACGGCCTGCCGCCGTGCGATGCGGACTTCCCGTGCTTCCGCAAGGTCGACCAGCGCGGAGGCACCGCCTACCCGCGGCCCGACCAGACCTGGTCCACGAGCTCCACGATCGGCCTGCAGATGGCGTCCGCGGCCTGTCCCAACTGCGAGCTGCTGCTGGTCGAGGCGGACGACAACCAGCTGCCCAACCTCGGCGCCGCGGTCGACACCGCCGTCGAGCTCGGCGCCGACGTGGTGAGCAACGCGTACAACGCCCGCGAGTACGCCGGCATGCTCACCGACCTCGGCGATCACTACGTCCAGCCCGAGGCGGTCGTCGTCGCGGCGTCGGGTGGCGCGGGGTTCGGCGCCACGGTCCCCGCCGCCCTGCCGAGCGTCGTCGCCGTCGGCGGCACCACGCTCTACCGCGACGACAGCGCGAGGGGATGGGGCGAGGAGGCCTGGGCGAGCGCGGGCTCCGGGTGCTCGGCGTACATCGCCAAGCCCGACTGGCAACTGGACCGACTGTGCGGCAAGCGCACGGTCACCGACGTCGCGGTGGTCGCCGACGGCAACACACCGGTCGCCGTCTACGTCACGTACGGCTATCCGGGCTGGGTCGCCGCGGGCGGCCCGAGCGTGGCCGCACCGTTGGTCGCCGGCGTGTACGCACTCGCCGGCAACGCCGGCGAGATCACCCCGGGCGCGCGCCTCCGTGCGCAGCGGGACCGCCTCTTCGACGTCACCTCCGGCAGCAACGGCGTGTGCGGCGGTAGCTACCTCTGCACGGCGGTCCGCGGCTACGACGGCCCCACCGGGTGGGGCACCCCCAACGGCGTCGGCGCCTTCTAG